A stretch of Oreochromis aureus strain Israel breed Guangdong linkage group 11, ZZ_aureus, whole genome shotgun sequence DNA encodes these proteins:
- the ctsk gene encoding cathepsin K, whose translation MLPLVCVLLLATSALGRFDESSLDAQWEEWKSTHRREYNGLGEEGIRRAIWEKNMRMIEAHNEEAALGIHSFEMGMNHLGDMTSEEVVEKMTGLQIPMNQERSFTLAMDDMPSKIPKSVDYRKKGMVTSVKNQGSCGSCWAFSSAGALEGQLAKQTGQLVDLSPQNLVDCVTENDGCGGGYMTNAFQYVNENGGIDSEAAYPYVGQDQSCRYNASGMAAQCKGYKEIPVGNERALAVALYKVGPVSVGIDAQQSSFQFYKHGVYYDPNCNKDDVNHAVLAVGYGVNTKGKKYWIVKNSWGEEWGNKGYILMARNRGNLCGITNLASYPIL comes from the exons ATGTTGCcacttgtgtgtgtgctgttgctGGCTACCTCGGCGCTGGGCCGTTTTGATGAATCCTCTTTGGATGCCCAGTGGGAAGAGTGGAAGagcacacacaggagagaataCAATGGCTTG GGTGAGGAGGGGATCCGCAGGGCCATTTGGGAGAAGAATATGCGCATGATTGAGGCTCACAACGAGGAGGCCGCGCTGGGCATTCACTCCTTTGAGATGGGGATGAACCATCTGGGAGACATG ACCTCAGAGGAGGTGGTTGAGAAGATGACTGGCCTGCAAATCCCGATGAACCAGGAGCGCAGTTTCACACTGGCTATGGATGACATGCCCTCCAAAATTCCCAAATCTGTTGACTACCGCAAGAAGGGTATGGTGACTTCAGTTAAGAACCAG GGCTCCTGTGGCTCCTGCTGGGCCTTTAGCTCTGCCGGAGCCCTTGAGGGGCAGTTGGCCAAGCAGACCGGGCAGCTCGTTGACCTCAGTCCTCAGAACCTGGTGGACTGTGTTACAGAGAACGACGGCTGTGGAGGAGGCTACATGACCAATGCCTTCCAGTATGTGAATGAAAATGGAGGTATTGACTCTGAAGCGGCCTACCCATATGTTGGACAG GATCAGTCCTGCCGCTACAATGCATCAGGCATGGCAGCCCAGTGCAAAGGCTACAAGGAGATCCCAGTGGGTAATGAGCGCGCGCTGGCTGTTGCACTCTACAAAGTTGGTCCAGTGTCTGTGGGCATCGATGCACAACAGAGCAGCTTCCAGTTCTACAAGCATG GTGTTTACTACGATCCCAACTGTAACAAAGATGACGTCAATCATGCCGTACTGGCAGTAGGCTATGGAGTGAACACCAAGGGGAAGAAGTACTGGATTGTCAAGAACAG CTGGGGTGAGGAATGGGGCAACAAGGGATACATCCTGATGGCACGTAACCGTGGCAACCTCTGCGGCATCACCAACCTCGCTAGCTACCCCATCCTGTGA